One part of the Mariniflexile litorale genome encodes these proteins:
- a CDS encoding DUF6691 family protein, whose amino-acid sequence MTYFKFLLVGVFFGIVLVKSEAVSWYRIYEMFRFQSFHMYGIIGTAIACGVLFLQISKKGYIKSIRGADIFVPKKDNGLIRYIVGGTIFGLGWALVGACPGPMYILLGSGVYSMLIVIAAAIVGTFIYGVLKDKLPH is encoded by the coding sequence ATGACATATTTTAAATTCTTACTAGTAGGCGTATTTTTTGGTATTGTTTTAGTGAAATCGGAAGCGGTATCGTGGTATCGTATTTATGAAATGTTTCGTTTTCAATCATTTCACATGTATGGTATTATAGGAACTGCCATTGCTTGTGGTGTTCTATTTCTTCAAATTTCAAAGAAAGGTTATATAAAAAGCATTAGGGGAGCCGATATATTTGTACCTAAAAAGGACAACGGACTCATTCGATATATTGTTGGAGGCACTATTTTCGGCTTAGGTTGGGCGCTTGTTGGTGCTTGCCCTGGGCCTATGTATATTTTACTAGGATCTGGTGTTTATAGCATGCTTATTGTAATTGCAGCTGCTATCGTAGGAACCTTTATTTATGGCGTTCTAAAAGACAAGTTACCACATTAA
- a CDS encoding HipA domain-containing protein gives MSNTDDHLRNHGFILTSLGWVLSPAYDLNPSIDKDGLALNIDTDNNALDYDLAKSVGVFFRLTKEQMDSIITEVKAVVSTWKNEADKIGITKREQSIMAKAFNIL, from the coding sequence ATTTCAAATACAGATGACCACTTACGGAATCATGGTTTTATTCTAACAAGTCTAGGGTGGGTGTTATCTCCAGCTTACGATTTAAATCCCTCGATAGACAAAGATGGGTTGGCACTCAACATTGATACAGATAACAATGCCTTGGATTATGATTTAGCAAAAAGTGTGGGTGTGTTTTTTAGGTTAACAAAAGAGCAAATGGATAGCATAATAACCGAAGTTAAAGCAGTTGTTTCTACTTGGAAAAATGAAGCTGATAAAATAGGAATAACCAAAAGAGAACAAAGTATTATGGCTAAAGCGTTTAATATATTATAG
- a CDS encoding BT_3928 family protein: MRILVSISRILVGVLFIISGLIKLNDPLGFSYKLQEYFSVDVLNIPFLEPYALIISVLVVVFEVVLGVFLIIGYKPKFTVWSLLGMIVFFTFLTFYSAYFDKVKDCGCFGDALKLTPWESFTKDVILLILILILFIGSKHIKPVFSSLQTTILALLSFIFSFWLGYHVLMHLPVIDFRAYKIGNNILEGMSTPENAPKPIVEYYWKFKVNGEEKIITTDGSYPDVDGDYVDVDSKVIDEGYKPPVVDFSIENSEGDNLTEQFLSEDNLIIVVSYSLEHIEKSGAEKLKAMSDEAIKKGYKVIGLTASGEETKQQIKKTYGLNFDFYLCDEKALKTVVRSNPGILELDRGTVKQKVHWNDIDELKL; encoded by the coding sequence ATGAGAATATTAGTAAGTATATCAAGAATTTTAGTAGGTGTTTTATTTATCATTTCAGGTTTAATTAAACTTAATGATCCGCTTGGGTTTTCATATAAATTACAAGAATATTTTAGTGTAGATGTTTTAAATATTCCGTTTTTAGAGCCTTATGCCTTAATAATTTCGGTGTTGGTGGTTGTTTTTGAAGTGGTTTTGGGTGTGTTTCTAATTATTGGATATAAACCAAAATTTACTGTTTGGAGTTTATTGGGAATGATTGTGTTTTTTACATTTTTAACTTTTTATTCAGCTTATTTTGATAAAGTTAAAGATTGTGGTTGTTTTGGTGATGCCTTAAAACTAACACCATGGGAAAGTTTTACTAAAGATGTTATTCTTTTAATTTTAATACTCATTTTATTTATTGGTAGTAAACATATAAAACCTGTTTTTAGTAGTTTGCAAACCACTATTTTGGCACTGTTGAGTTTTATTTTTAGCTTTTGGTTAGGATATCATGTGCTCATGCATTTACCAGTGATAGATTTTAGAGCCTATAAAATTGGAAACAATATTTTAGAAGGCATGTCTACACCAGAAAATGCACCTAAACCTATAGTAGAATATTATTGGAAATTTAAAGTAAATGGAGAAGAAAAAATAATCACTACCGATGGTTCATATCCAGACGTTGATGGCGATTATGTTGATGTCGATTCTAAAGTTATAGACGAGGGTTATAAACCACCAGTAGTAGATTTTTCAATAGAAAACTCCGAAGGCGATAATTTAACAGAACAATTTCTTTCAGAAGATAATTTAATTATAGTGGTTTCGTATAGTTTAGAACACATTGAAAAATCAGGAGCAGAAAAGCTTAAAGCGATGTCTGATGAAGCTATTAAAAAAGGATATAAAGTTATTGGATTAACGGCATCTGGTGAAGAAACGAAACAACAAATTAAGAAAACCTATGGTTTAAATTTCGACTTTTATTTATGCGATGAGAAAGCACTTAAAACCGTGGTACGTTCCAACCCTGGTATTTTAGAATTAGATAGAGGTACCGTAAAACAAAAAGTACATTGGAACGATATTGATGAATTAAAGCTGTAA
- a CDS encoding ABC transporter permease — protein sequence MINYLLNKITYALLTLFGVVTVIFFLFNVLPGDPAQMMLGQNEGSDQLAIVKQKYGFDKPISTQYFYYLNDLSPISFHSNEMQDYTFLKSGKYSAAKLFSIGNTTTVLKFPYLRESFTKQGKKVSEVLGETLPNTFVLAVSAIVIAMIIGIFLGIISALYKDHWIDKTIQILSTFGMSVPSFFSAILFAWFFGFVLHKYTNLEMTGSLYELDDFGEANHLQLKNLILPAVVLGIRPLAVVIQLMRNSLLEVFNQDYIRTARAKGLSEFQIITRHAVKNALNPVVTAISGWFASMLAGAVFVEYIFGWNGLGKEIVNALNTLDLPVIMGSVLIIALFFIIINIFVDVIYVWLDPKVKLE from the coding sequence CTGATAAACTACCTTCTAAATAAAATCACATATGCATTACTCACTTTGTTTGGAGTGGTTACTGTTATTTTCTTTTTATTTAACGTGCTTCCTGGAGATCCGGCGCAAATGATGTTGGGACAAAATGAAGGCAGCGATCAACTAGCTATTGTAAAACAAAAATACGGGTTTGATAAACCCATAAGTACCCAATATTTTTATTATTTGAACGATTTGTCTCCTATATCCTTTCATTCAAATGAAATGCAAGATTATACATTTTTAAAATCAGGAAAGTATTCAGCAGCAAAATTATTCTCTATAGGTAATACAACAACAGTTTTAAAGTTTCCTTATTTACGCGAATCGTTTACCAAACAAGGTAAAAAAGTGAGTGAAGTTTTAGGGGAAACACTACCTAATACCTTTGTGTTGGCAGTTTCTGCCATCGTTATAGCCATGATAATTGGAATCTTCCTAGGCATTATTTCAGCGTTGTATAAAGACCATTGGATAGATAAAACCATACAAATTTTAAGCACTTTTGGTATGAGCGTGCCCTCATTTTTTAGTGCCATTTTATTCGCGTGGTTTTTTGGTTTTGTATTGCATAAATACACCAATTTAGAAATGACGGGCAGTCTTTATGAGCTAGATGACTTTGGAGAAGCCAATCATCTCCAATTAAAAAACCTTATACTTCCAGCGGTAGTTTTGGGTATTCGTCCGTTAGCAGTCGTTATTCAACTTATGAGAAATTCATTATTAGAAGTTTTTAATCAAGATTATATCAGGACAGCTAGAGCTAAAGGGCTTAGTGAGTTTCAAATTATTACTAGACATGCTGTAAAAAACGCCTTAAACCCTGTGGTTACAGCCATTTCTGGATGGTTTGCTTCCATGTTGGCAGGCGCTGTTTTTGTAGAGTATATTTTTGGTTGGAATGGTCTAGGAAAAGAAATAGTAAATGCCTTAAACACATTAGATTTACCTGTGATCATGGGTTCGGTGTTAATAATAGCGTTATTCTTCATAATTATTAATATTTTTGTAGACGTTATTTACGTTTGGTTAGATCCTAAGGTGAAATTAGAATAA
- a CDS encoding TlpA disulfide reductase family protein has product MKYILICLLSILSCKAQDTPTQFSEAALNDTFVTLEGKTIAFKDILEANKGKTLVIDVWASWCKDCIGGMPKVKSLQKANKDATYLFLSLDKTQDAWKKGIKKYDVQGQHYFVESGWKGPFCEFIQLDWIPRYMVVDTNGNIKLFKAIEADDKKIKEIL; this is encoded by the coding sequence ATGAAATATATATTAATATGCTTACTGAGTATTTTAAGCTGCAAAGCTCAAGATACACCGACACAATTTTCAGAAGCGGCATTAAACGATACGTTTGTAACACTCGAAGGCAAAACCATAGCTTTCAAAGATATTTTAGAAGCCAATAAAGGAAAAACCCTTGTGATTGATGTATGGGCATCGTGGTGTAAAGATTGTATAGGAGGGATGCCTAAAGTTAAAAGCTTACAGAAAGCAAATAAAGATGCCACCTACCTATTTTTATCTTTAGATAAAACCCAAGACGCTTGGAAAAAAGGCATCAAAAAATACGATGTACAAGGGCAACATTACTTTGTGGAGTCGGGGTGGAAAGGGCCTTTTTGTGAATTTATTCAATTAGATTGGATACCAAGGTATATGGTTGTGGATACAAACGGAAATATAAAATTATTTAAAGCCATAGAGGCTGATGATAAAAAAATTAAAGAAATTTTATAG
- the prmA gene encoding 50S ribosomal protein L11 methyltransferase, with protein MSNIIYIGYEFKVTPIQPGVEILIAELGYAGFESFVETEEGVTAYIQKEEWNDDILSDVQILNSEAFKIDFTFNEIEQTNWNEEWEKNFNPIVVDDLCSVRAPFHEKPDTQYDIIIEPKMSFGTGHHETTHMMIQHILKNDFTNKSVLDMGCGTGVLAILAEKKGAKPIDAVDYDNWCYLNSVENVERNNCKSITAIEGDASALAGKKYDIIIANINRNILLNDMETYVLSLNKGGLLFLSGFYNDDIPVIQAECEKHMLKFEEKLERNHWVALKFLN; from the coding sequence ATGTCAAATATCATTTACATTGGTTACGAGTTTAAAGTAACACCTATACAGCCTGGTGTAGAAATCCTTATAGCAGAACTCGGTTATGCAGGTTTTGAAAGTTTTGTTGAAACCGAAGAAGGTGTAACAGCATACATTCAAAAGGAAGAATGGAATGATGACATACTAAGCGATGTTCAAATTCTAAATTCAGAAGCATTTAAAATCGATTTCACATTCAACGAAATAGAACAAACCAATTGGAATGAAGAATGGGAAAAGAATTTTAACCCCATTGTAGTTGATGATCTATGTTCGGTTCGTGCACCATTTCATGAAAAACCAGATACTCAATACGATATCATTATAGAACCAAAAATGAGTTTCGGCACGGGACATCACGAAACCACCCATATGATGATTCAGCATATTTTAAAAAATGATTTTACAAATAAATCGGTTTTGGACATGGGTTGTGGTACAGGTGTTTTAGCTATTTTAGCAGAAAAGAAAGGCGCAAAACCTATTGATGCGGTTGATTACGATAACTGGTGTTATTTAAACAGTGTTGAAAATGTAGAACGCAATAATTGTAAAAGTATAACTGCAATAGAAGGTGATGCTAGTGCTTTAGCAGGTAAAAAATACGATATCATTATAGCCAACATCAACCGTAATATTTTACTTAATGATATGGAAACGTATGTATTGAGTTTAAATAAAGGCGGACTTCTATTTTTAAGCGGATTTTATAACGATGACATACCTGTTATTCAAGCAGAGTGTGAAAAACACATGTTAAAATTTGAAGAAAAATTAGAAAGAAACCATTGGGTTGCCTTAAAATTTTTAAATTAG
- a CDS encoding ATP-dependent Clp protease adaptor ClpS, with protein sequence MSTQEKTLEEVLQQEEVLTQNEIVLYNDDVNTFDHVITTLIHVCEHTAEQAEQCALLVHYKGKCTVKTGLYDDLKPRCSMLLEAGLSAEII encoded by the coding sequence ATGAGTACACAAGAAAAAACATTAGAAGAAGTATTACAGCAAGAAGAAGTGCTTACTCAAAACGAGATCGTGTTGTATAACGACGATGTTAATACCTTCGATCATGTGATAACAACGCTTATTCATGTGTGTGAGCATACAGCAGAACAAGCAGAACAATGTGCACTACTTGTGCATTACAAAGGGAAATGTACTGTTAAAACTGGTTTGTACGACGATTTAAAACCGCGTTGTAGCATGTTGCTAGAAGCGGGATTAAGTGCTGAAATTATCTAA
- the tpiA gene encoding triose-phosphate isomerase translates to MRKQIVAGNWKMNNDLAQTESLITALKAQTKTSNAEVMVAPTYTNLFQAFQALKESDIEVIAQNMHFAENGAYTGEISASMLKSVGVKTVILGHSERREYFGETDAILTKKVDAALANGLRTIFCFGEVLADRKSGNHEAVVESQIKNALFHLEASAFKNIVLAYEPVWAIGTGETASPEQAQDMHAFIRQTLSNKYGVDVANSVSILYGGSVKPNNAQEIFGKPDVDGGLIGGAALNADDFFAIVNAF, encoded by the coding sequence ATGAGAAAACAAATTGTTGCAGGAAATTGGAAAATGAATAATGATTTAGCACAAACTGAATCATTAATTACAGCTTTAAAGGCACAAACGAAAACATCAAATGCCGAGGTGATGGTAGCTCCAACGTATACGAACCTTTTTCAAGCATTTCAAGCTTTAAAAGAAAGTGATATAGAAGTGATTGCACAAAACATGCACTTTGCAGAAAATGGTGCTTACACAGGCGAAATTAGCGCAAGTATGCTTAAAAGTGTTGGTGTAAAAACGGTGATTTTAGGTCACAGTGAGCGTCGTGAGTATTTTGGTGAAACAGATGCTATTTTAACTAAAAAAGTAGATGCAGCATTGGCAAACGGTTTACGTACTATTTTCTGTTTTGGTGAGGTTTTAGCCGATAGAAAATCTGGAAACCACGAAGCGGTTGTTGAAAGTCAAATTAAAAATGCCTTGTTTCATTTAGAAGCATCTGCATTTAAAAACATTGTGTTGGCTTACGAACCAGTTTGGGCTATTGGAACAGGCGAAACCGCAAGTCCAGAACAAGCACAAGATATGCACGCTTTCATCCGTCAAACTTTAAGCAATAAATACGGTGTTGATGTAGCAAACAGCGTATCTATTTTATATGGTGGCAGTGTAAAACCAAACAACGCACAAGAAATTTTTGGTAAGCCAGATGTAGACGGTGGTTTAATTGGTGGTGCTGCACTTAATGCAGACGATTTTTTTGCGATTGTAAACGCATTTTAA
- the folP gene encoding dihydropteroate synthase, whose protein sequence is MTINCKGTLIDVSSPKVMGILNMTPDSFYDGGIHKNEAAILKHVELMLNQGATFIDIGAYSSKPNADFVTEDIELQRILPIVEIVIKNFPNTFLSIDTFRSNVAKLCIETGAALVNDISAGHLDKNMLPTIASLRVPYIMMHMKGTPQTMQQHTHYENLTKDILFYFSERINAAKALGIIDVIVDPGFGFAKTLEQNYQLLNQLELFKMIEKPILVGVSRKSMIYKTLKNTANEALNGTTVLNTIVLQKGASILRVHDVKEAMETVKLIESLNC, encoded by the coding sequence ATGACTATTAATTGTAAAGGAACACTCATCGATGTATCATCACCAAAAGTGATGGGTATTTTAAACATGACTCCCGATTCGTTTTACGATGGTGGTATCCATAAAAATGAAGCTGCTATTTTAAAGCATGTTGAATTAATGCTTAATCAAGGAGCTACCTTTATAGATATAGGCGCTTACAGCTCGAAACCTAATGCCGATTTTGTAACTGAAGACATCGAATTACAACGTATATTACCAATAGTTGAAATCGTTATAAAAAACTTCCCTAATACTTTCCTATCTATTGATACCTTTAGAAGTAACGTAGCTAAACTGTGTATTGAAACGGGTGCCGCATTAGTTAACGATATTTCTGCTGGACATTTAGATAAAAACATGTTACCAACAATTGCCAGTTTACGAGTTCCTTATATTATGATGCACATGAAAGGCACGCCACAAACCATGCAGCAGCACACGCATTATGAAAATCTAACTAAAGATATTTTGTTTTATTTCTCTGAACGTATTAACGCAGCCAAAGCATTAGGTATTATAGATGTTATTGTAGACCCTGGTTTTGGTTTTGCAAAAACATTAGAGCAAAACTACCAGTTACTAAACCAGTTGGAATTATTTAAAATGATTGAAAAACCTATATTGGTTGGGGTTTCCAGAAAATCCATGATTTACAAAACTTTGAAAAACACAGCTAACGAAGCTTTAAATGGCACAACCGTTTTAAATACCATCGTACTTCAAAAAGGCGCATCTATTTTACGGGTTCACGATGTAAAAGAAGCCATGGAAACTGTTAAATTGATTGAATCGTTGAATTGCTAA
- a CDS encoding YeeE/YedE thiosulfate transporter family protein, which yields MNYILNPWPWYVSGPLIAIVMAFLLYFGKTFGMSSNLRTMCTIMGADKFSNFFKFNWKDESWNLTVVAGAIIGGFIATHYLSNDSVTDLNPTTITELQHMGFENAGADLVPQEMYNMEAITSTKGVLLLIIGGLLVGFGTRYAGGCTSGHAITGLSSLQKPSLIAVIGFFIGGLIMTNFILPLIF from the coding sequence ATGAATTATATTTTAAATCCGTGGCCATGGTATGTCTCTGGCCCTCTTATAGCCATAGTTATGGCTTTTTTACTCTATTTTGGAAAAACATTTGGCATGTCGTCTAACTTAAGAACCATGTGCACGATAATGGGTGCTGATAAATTTTCTAACTTTTTTAAATTTAATTGGAAAGACGAATCCTGGAACTTAACCGTTGTTGCGGGCGCCATCATTGGTGGTTTTATAGCAACCCATTATTTGTCAAACGATAGTGTTACCGATTTAAACCCTACTACCATTACAGAGTTACAACACATGGGTTTTGAAAATGCCGGAGCTGATTTAGTACCTCAAGAAATGTACAACATGGAGGCCATAACCTCAACTAAAGGTGTACTCTTACTAATTATTGGCGGACTGTTGGTGGGCTTTGGAACTCGCTATGCAGGTGGATGCACGTCTGGTCATGCCATTACAGGACTTAGTAGCTTACAAAAACCATCGCTCATTGCCGTTATTGGATTTTTTATTGGAGGATTGATCATGACGAATTTTATTTTACCCTTAATTTTTTAG
- a CDS encoding DUF1599 domain-containing protein, translating into MPDTSKQYDAVIDTCKSLFIKKMSDYGSAWRILRLPSLTDQIFIKAQRIRGLQQNAVRKVDEGEVSEFIGIINYSIMALIQLEKGVVEQPDLSTQEATELYEKHVAITKKLMEAKNHDYGEAWRDMRVSSLTDLILQKLLRVKQIEDNKGKTLVSEGIDANYQDMVNYAVFAMIHLNEK; encoded by the coding sequence ATGCCAGATACTTCAAAACAATACGATGCCGTAATTGATACCTGTAAAAGTTTATTTATAAAGAAAATGTCCGATTACGGAAGTGCATGGCGCATCTTGCGTTTGCCATCGTTAACCGATCAAATTTTTATTAAAGCACAACGGATTCGTGGATTGCAACAAAATGCTGTTAGAAAAGTAGATGAAGGTGAAGTAAGTGAGTTTATTGGTATTATAAATTATAGTATTATGGCTTTAATCCAGTTGGAAAAAGGCGTTGTAGAACAACCTGATTTATCAACCCAAGAAGCCACCGAATTATACGAAAAACATGTAGCTATCACCAAAAAATTAATGGAAGCTAAAAACCATGATTATGGTGAAGCATGGCGCGATATGAGAGTCAGCAGTTTAACCGATTTGATTTTACAAAAATTGTTACGTGTGAAGCAAATAGAAGATAATAAAGGTAAAACCTTAGTGAGTGAAGGTATAGATGCTAATTACCAGGATATGGTTAATTATGCGGTTTTTGCGATGATACATTTAAACGAAAAGTAG